In the genome of Nycticebus coucang isolate mNycCou1 chromosome 12, mNycCou1.pri, whole genome shotgun sequence, the window CCTGGAATCATCCCTAGatctaaccaggaagaaatatctcttgaacagaccaatgtcaagcactgagattgaagaaatgataaaaattcttgcaacaataacaacgaaaaaaatccctggaccagatggcttcacactagaattctatcactCCTTCAAAAATGAGCTTGTACCTATGCTGCAGAACCTATTTggaaacattgagaaggaaggaactttccataacacattctatgaagcaaatatcacctgaataccaaaaccaggaaaagactcaactaaaaaggagaactacagaccaattttattaatgaatattggtgcaaaaatactcaacaaaatcttagccaatagattatagctgcacattaaacaaattatttatcatgatcaaataggcttaaTCCCTAGGATGCtaggctgctttaacatatgcaaatccataaatctAATTCaacatattaatagaagcaaataCAAATACCATgcaattctctcaatagatgcagaaaaaacatttgataatattcagcatccttttctaataagaacacttaagaatatagttataggtggtacatttcttaaattgattgaagccatctatgacaaagccacagttaatatcatactgaatggagtaaaattgaaagcttttccacttagaacaagAACCAGACgtggatgtcctctatcaccactactgttcaacatagtgctggaagttctagccaatgcaatcaggcaagagaaggataaaaaAGGCATCTAAATGGGGGTAGAGAAAGTCAAACCctcattctttgctgatgacatgatcttatacttagaaaaccccagacactaaaccacaagacttctgaaagtgaccaagaaatacagtaatttctcaggatataaaatcagtgtccccaaaccagtagcctttgtatataccaataacagccaagttgcaAAGCTAATCAAAGctacaattcccttcatagtagcttcaaaggaaataaaatgcctaggaatatacctgacaaaagaggtgaaggacctctacaaagagaattatgaaaccctaggaaaagaaatagcaggatacattaacaaatggaagaacatatcatgcttttggctgggaagaatcaattgttaaaatgtctgttctacccaagtaatctacagattcaatgcaatccttattaaaataccagcatcatactttgaagaactggataaaaatagttctttgttttgtatggaaccagaaaaaaaaatccatatagacaaggcaatttttagtaataaaaacaatgctgaagacatcactctatcagactttggtttatattacaagtccatagtgatcaaaacagcatggtattggcacaaaattagagacatagatatatggaactgagtagaaaaccaagagatgaaacctgtCTCTTATAGGCATCTGATCTTTGGTAAACCTAACAAATGCATATTCTGGTGGGAAAAATAACTATTCAATAAATCattctggaagaactggataaccacaagtaaaaagactgaaactggatctacacttctcactacttacaaaaattgattcaagatggagaaaaagtttaaatctaagagatgaaacaataaaaattctagaagaaaatgttggaaaaacttgaggatgttggcctggggaaagattttatgaagaaaactgaaatggcaattgcaacaacaaaaataaacaagtgggacttaattaagctgaaaagtttttgtacagctaaggacacaaaaattaaagcaacTTTCAGATGGCAAAgaatattttcatgttacaaatctgacaaagggttgataactaaaatctatagggaactcaaaataatcaacaataaaagagcaaacaatcccatctatcagtggccaagagacatgaacagaactgtctgtgaggaagacagatgactggctaacaaacatgaaagaatgctcatcatccttagtcatcaaAGAGAAGCAAATCaataccaccctgagatatccctTAACCCCCGTGAGACTAGCcctcatcacaaagtcccagagttgcagatgctggtgtgggtgtggagagagatAGACACTTTTACacattggtgggactgcaaactaatagagcctctttggaaagaagtttggagaatcctcaaagaactcaaattagacctccattTGAACCCACAATCCCACTgttaggcatttacccagaataaaaaaaatcattttatcataatgttttttgcactagaatgcttatcgcagctcaatttacaatcttcaagacatggaaacaacctaaatgcccatcaattcaggaatggattatcaagctgtggtatacgtatatcatggagtactattcagccataagaaaagatggtgactttacatcttttgtaataacttggatagagctgaaatacattcttcttagtaaagtatcacagggatggaaaaccaagtatccaacagactcaattttattatgaagccaatagatggtCTAATGCACAcctacataggagaaaaacttaattttattcaagttgggggagggagacGAGGCAAGGGAGAGTAGAgggggaggattggtgtgctctcaatTAAAAGGCATGAGGTAGGGCATGTATGGCACATTTTTGGGGTGCAGGATACAAGTacaagagggactatacctaaaaaattcaaaaattgtgacctggttggttgtaccctcacaataatctgaaataataaaagaaaaaagaacactaatATCTTCatatgcaattttaagaaatttatctCAAAGGAAAAATCCACAATCTAGTCAAATATATGTTCATTTTAGCATAataacagaaatgcaaaaaatttaATTGTATACTAACAGAAATGGTTGTCTTGTTATGGTGCATCTACAGTATAAATATCACATAAATAGTTAAAATTATGTGctcaacatttttttaataatgaggcattatttatgatataaaattatgtaaaaagaaCAGACTTTTATATCCTatatattcttaatatttaaagGCAATTTCATAAAttggatgaaagaaaataaaccaaaatactTTATACTTTAAGCATTTTCCATAATTTGTACATGTGAGTTTTATAGTCAGAGataccaataaatattttttaaaaaactcctaTATTAAAGCAGAAGCCAAATGCCTCTATAATTGTCCCATAAACTACTGAGTCTTATTCTGGGATGATTTGGAAAATTAGCACATAGACATATAACTAAATCAATTCAGATTTTGCTAAAAGATTCACAGATGGCTATATTTTAGTGCTatgagaacaattttttttttttttttgctttgctttagaaagtttttccccactttttttaCATGACAGGTAAAGGCCTGTCCTTGGACTATGCAGAGAAAATCCAACAAAGTAGTGGGAAACCATTGGATAATGGTTTTATGGGAAACGATTTTAATtaagtaaatagaaaacaaagcacaTGTTATTTTTTTAGGTTTAGGATAGTATTTCTTATAATGTGGTCCTGAAATCCTTTGCATCAGTTATCGCTGTTACTTGTTAACATGCAGATTTCCCATTGTACTAAATCAGAATATGAAGATGGGCCTGAgtagtttgtatttttaaagataaactccAGGTAATTCTTCTGAGATTCTTTAAGAACCACCAGTTGGGGAAGAGAATTTTGGAGTTTAGAAATTCTTGCATAAGATCTGGTCCATTCCAATATTTATTCAATAGAATCAGAACTCTTTTCAATTGTATGAgtccaaaacaaaatacaaagtattttctttcatagATAAATCAAAATTGGAGGATTGGGCTTTAATGtaatatagttttaaaagttaaatttgagAGTCATTGAAAGAGCAGACTTAAGTGGTCAATAGCATTGCTGGGAATAGTGATAGGGTAACTGTGTAGGTGATTTGTTTTGGCTAGAAAACAGCTGTCATCAGTTCCATTTCTTCTAGGATATCCTTTGGGTAGATTGCTTGCCTAAATCAAAGTACAGCAGAGTTCCTAACTCTTAATAAAACAGGCTTAGAGCATTACAGAAGAGTCAGATACACCTGTCAATATgtactatggtctgaatgtttgtattcatatgctgaaatctaATCTCCAAGGTTATGACGTTAAAAAGTAGGGACTTTGGAAGGTGATGAAGTCATAAGGTCTTAACCCTCAAGAATGAAATTAGTGTCCTTATAGAAAAGGCCTCAGAGGGCTGCCTTgtctttccaccatgtgaggtcACAGCTAGAAATTTCCATATGTGAGGAAACAGGCCTTACCAGACACTGAAGCTGCCAGTGCTTTGATCTTAgaatttctagcctccagaactgtgagcaataaatttgttgataagccacccagtttatggtattttggtACAGCAGCCCAAAGAGACTGAGTTATTTTTTGTCTGGATGACTTAAATGACTTGAAATATTAggttctttttttgtaaaatagaaataattacacTAGTACCAGACTAATGCCAAAAAATTGTGAACAAAACAATTAGCACAAGGCATGTTATGAAGTAAACACTTATACGTGTTTATAGTGATAACCTTACAAGAGCTCAACTATAAAATCTTGGAAAGTTGGGCTTTTCTGATTGATTTGGAAAACTGCATCAGTTATCAGATAAGTCCAGGGATTTGGAATAATCTTAAATTCTTAGAAGTTAGGGAGTAGAGTGGTAGTGGAACCAAGTTAACTAATAGTCCTTCATCTGAGCTAGATTTCTGATATATGTTGGTTTTATGGACCATCCatacaaatttaatataatttattggaATCTATCCTCAGAGTTGGTCTAGGACTaaattaaattagataaaataCCACTAGTGGAATAATAAACGTTTGCATACATTTTTCAgttcaaaagaaagtaaaaagtcattctaaatacacatgcacacacacatatccctAGCCCTGGTGCCACCTCTACAATAGCAAGGGTGCCAAacaaatgtatacacactttaaggaaaaaactgtattaaaattataatattccagtcatgtttgacttctacaattacaggAAATACAAggtacaatatacaagataacaaatgttctcagtatatattgagtattacaattttaatacagatttttgctttcttaaattaTCTATACTTTTTGGGGTATCCTCTATATTTCTGGAGTGCCCCATTCTACAAAgctattttagtttttaacaaatGTCTCTGCTTTTATTATGGTCACCCCCTATGAAATACATTCACTTTAGTCTTTCTTGTCTTATTGCTAAGTATTCTCTGAGTATGATTAGTTGTTACACTTTTCCTGATTTAAAATTGCATTGGCCGAGTGATAGGCATCTCCAGGGGCTGCCCAACTTTTAGGAAAATAATCATTCTCCAGAAATACAACCAAGTCAAATCAAGACAATTGCCAGGAGCAAGCGTTTATATTATCCAGTTGCACAACACACTTCTTGAGTAAATGACATATCCTAATTTAGGATACATCACCAGATTCAAATCAGAGAGTATCCTCTGCCAGTCAATAAGAGTGCGGGTCACTGGAAGATCCCTTCGCAGAATTTTTCTCAGGGCTTCATTTGACAGCTCCTGTAATTCTTCTAAGACTGCAGCTTGAAATTTATTCTCTTGCTCTTCCACAAGTCTTGCAAAATTCAGAGCCAGTTGAGCTTGGTTAACTATTTCCAAGCTTTCTTTCACATCCTTGGAGATTTCAACATGAAGGTTGACACTTTTGAAGAAGTGAGCTTGCACAAAGATTCTTCCTGTTACTAGGGTGAGAAATGGGTTAACTTGGAAAATCCATTTAGATTTCCAAAGACCATTCCAGAATTGTCCTGTTTCATAGTTGTGATCCTCAATGCAAGCTATCAAGAACTCtttatttttgatagattttctCAGCACGTTACAATTTCCTGCCGGGTAGTGATCACTCACATACAGTTTTAAGGCACACAGAACAACAGTTCTCAGGTATTCTGTCTCATTCCGAATGACACCATGACTCTGGATGTCTTTTAACTGATTTTGAAGCAAGTCAAATCTGAATGAAAGTTTGCTCTGATAGTCAAAAAATCGGTAATTGCCCATAACATTGTGGTGAGACAAGAGTACTGGATTTCCGTCAATGCAGAGTGGTACAGAATATTTTTGGCAGTGCTGGTGGCCTGCACACTCACCTTGATGGTGCATAAGTTTTTCATCACGGATAAGCAGACAGAGATCATCAAAGGCATTTACGAATTCCCCTGGAGGAGCCTGTATTAACAGTCTGCGAattactctttctttctccttcctagtTAGCACACTAAGTGCCATGTTTGATTGTAGCAGAAGCAAAGCTTCTGAAATGAAGAGTATTCAAAGGATGAGAAAACATTCCATGAGACACCTTTCCCATCAAGGTGTTAAACATTCAAGCTTAAGGTTATTATGTCCAACCATGAAAACAGGTAGTCTGGCAAGCTCTGAGTCTCCTGATGAAGTCATAAAGAGGCTTTCTCTATGAAGTATAGAACTCTCGATGATATCATAATGATgttcagacaaaaagaaaaaaatgacagtcACCTGACAGCGTGGTGCCCAGCCAACCAGCAATACCTATTTCGAAGATTTTAAGAACTTACCCTCCTGAACAGCCTTCTTCAAAAGtggtgtgtctctgtgtgtgcattatATGTTGTCAGGAATCTAGAGAAACAGCCCAGAGTTTGTAGAAAGTGATAGCATTTTGCATCTTCAGGAATCACAGTGGCTTTGTACCTAGGCTCTCAAAATAGCTCCCCAAACCCGCTGGAGGCATATTATGATAAAAGGTTTGAGGGGTTTgaacaaaataggaaaattaaaactAGATATGTGTGCAATGGCACTTCATGGAAAACTGCCAGACAGCAGGAAAAGCTGCAGTTTTAAACTTTGGGGGTTTGGAGATGGTCTGAACATAAGCAAGAAGCCAAAACATTTCTAGGCCAGACAAGTGCAGGGACCACATCTTACATACTGTTTCTGTGGGATTTAAGCGTGAGCCAGCTTCAAAGAACACAGGCCACAAACCACTGTGTGTTCTCTGCTTTCTCCCTAGAAAAGTGGTGACAGTGGCAGCAGCCAATGACTATCAAGAAATTCTTTTCTGCAAAGGGGCAGTGTTAATTATATTTGGAACGCGTGACAACATCTAATGGGGGAGAGACTTCTAAGAGAGGAGAAACGGCATACCAGGTCATGAAAATATGGAAACGAAATATCCATTCAGAAGTTCTTTCTGTTCCTGTTTCATCTTTCTCTTGATTTACCCATTGCACCTGACCTCTGCTGTTCCTTTTGAGGAGTCCTGAATGTTAAGTTCCTGTCACCTAAGGATGAACTGCTTCCTCTACCTGTGTCCTAAGCTTTTTTGAGTTTCCTAGAATATGAGCTTTGCCATGTTAAGTCACTGCTGTTCAATTTAAGGGCTTCTAATTAGTTCTAATAATCTGAAGCTAAGCGGAATTTTGAACAGTTTTTACCTGTccatttttcatgattttatagATTGCTGTTATTTAA includes:
- the CAPZA3 gene encoding F-actin-capping protein subunit alpha-3, with translation MALSVLTRKEKERVIRRLLIQAPPGEFVNAFDDLCLLIRDEKLMHHQGECAGHQHCQKYSVPLCIDGNPVLLSHHNVMGNYRFFDYQSKLSFRFDLLQNQLKDIQSHGVIRNETEYLRTVVLCALKLYVSDHYPAGNCNVLRKSIKNKEFLIACIEDHNYETGQFWNGLWKSKWIFQVNPFLTLVTGRIFVQAHFFKSVNLHVEISKDVKESLEIVNQAQLALNFARLVEEQENKFQAAVLEELQELSNEALRKILRRDLPVTRTLIDWQRILSDLNLVMYPKLGYVIYSRSVLCNWII